In Cyanobacteriota bacterium, the genomic stretch CAGAGGTCTGCAAAACCTTTATTCCCCAGTTCGAATCTGGGTGCCGCCTTCAGGTTTAAATCGTTGGTGGTTGTGAGGCAATTGTCAACTAAGCTGTGCTACTGTCAACCAGACTGTGCTAGTGCAGCGATTAAGCCCAACCTAGTCCGGTAGTTTTTACTGACAGCTCGTACAGGTGTTGCCATTACGATAATTGCTACGGGGCAGCGGTATTACTGCTTTTCGTGTACACAATCCCGTTCCTTTGATAGGCATTTATCGGACTTGAGCTATGGTTGCTGGGTGACTAGCGGAGTCACTGTTTGTCTGGGCTATCGAGAGTTCACTCTAACCTGACGCTCGATCGCCAGTGCCAATTCCCCATAATGCCACTATCCATGCGCATTGAAAGGGCATTGGCCTGCTGCAAAAAACATCCCCACCCCCTTGGCTAAGGATCTGTCGCTTGGATTTGAAGACTTAGGATAAGGTCAGGTTAAAATGTCAGATACCTGTTTTGTGACCCTATGGCAGAACAACCCAGCGACGGCTACAAAATTATTACCGATAACCGCCAAGCCCGGTTCCAGTACGAAATTCTGGAAACCTATGAAGCTGGTATTGAACTGAAGGGAACGGAAGTAAAGTCGATTCGAGCAGGGAAGGTAAACCTAAGTGATGGCTTTGTGCTGATTCGGGATGAGCAAGCGTGGTTGCATAATGTCCACATCTCGCCCTACGAAACTGCAAGCCAAGTCTTTAACCATGATCCACGACGCACTCGGCGCTTATTGCTGCACCGGGAAGAAATCCGTAAACTGATCGGTAAGGTAGAACAAAAGGGCCTCACGATCGTGCCCTTAAAGCTGTACCTAAAGCGAGGACGAGTGAAGGTAGCGATTGGCTTGGCACGAGGGAAAAAATTGCACGACAAGCGCGAAGACATGAAAAAACGACAGGATAAGCGCGATATGGAACGTGCTATGAAACGGTACTAGTGATTGCTTTGATGGTTATTGTTCCTGCTTGTTTCTGGTGGTTCACCTGTTGAAACACCTGAAAACCCAGTCACCGACTGTAAAGGAGAACGATCGTCTGGGTCACCCTAGCTTAAAAGCCGTCCTTGACTAGTTCCACGGGCACTACACTGACCCCAAGGAAACGCGCCTAGAGCTTCTGGCCGATGTTGCCCACATTACCCAGTCCCACTTTCATCGTCTGCTTAAACAAACCATTGGTAAACCCCCAAGCAGTACGTCTTGCACCTACGGATCAAGCACGCTAGCATCTGCTGCGATCGACGCACCAAAGTCTCTTACGAATTGCTCAGGCCTGCGGTTTTAGTCGCAGTAGTGAGCTTAATATTACCCAGCTAGTGGGAGTTTCTCCAGAGCAATTTCGCCGATCGGCCTAGTAGGGCAGACTACTGATTATCAGACTGGCACAAAATAGTCCAATTAGAAGAGTGCTAGAATTAGCCATCAGCATTAGCATGTCATAACAATCAGCATAGTCAGGACATGGCTGCTTGAGGTTCGTAGTGAAGACTTAAGTCCTCACTACAAACGGTAAGTGCTGGGTT encodes the following:
- the smpB gene encoding SsrA-binding protein SmpB; its protein translation is MAEQPSDGYKIITDNRQARFQYEILETYEAGIELKGTEVKSIRAGKVNLSDGFVLIRDEQAWLHNVHISPYETASQVFNHDPRRTRRLLLHREEIRKLIGKVEQKGLTIVPLKLYLKRGRVKVAIGLARGKKLHDKREDMKKRQDKRDMERAMKRY